A single region of the Brassica rapa cultivar Chiifu-401-42 chromosome A03, CAAS_Brap_v3.01, whole genome shotgun sequence genome encodes:
- the LOC103857061 gene encoding UDP-glycosyltransferase 79B9-like, with the protein MGQKLHALMFPWFAFGHFTPYLHLANKLAEKGHRVTFLLPTKAKKQLEPLNLFPDSIVLHPITIPHVDGLPAGAETPSDIPITLWKFLIVAIDRTRDQVEVAVRASRPDLILFDYAYWVPEVAKEHGVKSMMYNVISATCIAHDLVPGGGFGVPPPGYPSYKLLFRAHDAHAMSSFSVYYKRFYDRFTTSLTNCDFISVRTCEEIEGMFCDYIGSQYKKNVLLTGPMLPELDRSQPLEDKWNHWLSWFGPGSVVYCALGSQITLENDQFQELCLGMELTGLPFFVALTPPRGAKTIQEALPEGFEERVKGRGVVWGEWVQQPLILAHPSVGCFVSHCGFGSMWESLMSDCQIVLIPYLADQVLNTRLLTDELEVAVEVQREETGWFSKENLSVAVNSVMDKDSEIGSQVRKNHSKLKELVVSPGLLTGYTDKFVETLENLLKVQNFNELL; encoded by the coding sequence ATGGGACAAAAGCTCCACGCTCTTATGTTCCCATGGTTCGCTTTTGGTCACTTTACTCCATACTTGCATCTAGCCAACAAGTTAGCTGAGAAAGGTCACAGGGTTACTTTCTTGCTGCCTACGAAAGCTAAAAAACAATTAGAACCTCTTAACCTGTTCCCAGACAGCATCGTCTTACATCCTATTACCATTCCTCATGTTGATGGTCTTCCTGCTGGCGCCGAGACTCCCTCGGACATCCCCATCACGTTGTGGAAGTTCTTGATCGTAGCCATAGATCGTACACGCGATCAAGTCGAAGTCGCGGTTCGTGCTTCGAGACCGGACCTGATCTTGTTCGATTATGCTTACTGGGTTCCAGAAGTGGCAAAGGAGCATGGAGTAAAGAGTATGATGTACAACGTGATATCAGCAACATGTATAGCTCATGACCTTGTCCCTGGTGGTGGATTCGGAGTTCCTCCACCTGGCTATCCTTCATATAAGTTGTTGTTCCGCGCACATGATGCTCACGCCATGTCGTCATTCTCTGTTTACTACAAGAGGTTTTACGATCGGTTTACCACAAGTCTTACGAATTGTGATTTCATTTCGGTTAGGACGTGTGAAGAAATTGAAGGTATGTTTTGCGACTATATAGGGAGTCAGTACAAGAAGAATGTTCTCTTGACGGGTCCAATGCTTCCTGAGCTAGACAGAAGTCAACCACTTGAAGACAAATGGAATCATTGGTTGAGCTGGTTTGGACCAGGATCTGTAGTGTATTGTGCACTTGGCAGCCAAATCACTCTGGAGAACGACCAATTCCAAGAGCTATGCTTAGGAATGGAGCTCACTGGTTTGCCGTTTTTTGTAGCGCTAACGCCACCAAGAGGTGCAAAGACTATTCAAGAAGCCTTACCAGAAGGATTCGAGGAGAGGGTAAAAGGTCGTGGAGTAGTTTGGGGAGAATGGGTGCAGCAACCGTTGATATTGGCTCATCCATCAGTAGGCTGCTTTGTGAGCCATTGTGGATTCGGTTCGATGTGGGAGTCTCTAATGAGTGATTGCCAGATAGTCTTGATTCCATATTTGGCTGATCAAGTTCTCAACACGAGATTGTTGACTGATGAACTCGAGGTTGCGGTTGAAGTGCAAAGAGAAGAAACAGGATGGTTCTCCAAGGAGAATTTGAGTGTTGCGGTCAACTCTGTGATGGACAAAGATAGTGAGATTGGGAGTCAGGTGAGGAAGAACCACTCCAAGTTGAAAGAGCTTGTGGTTAGTCCTGGATTATTAACCGGTTACACTGATAAATTTGTTGAGACTTTGGAGAACCTACTCAAGGTACAAAACTTCAATGAGTTACTTTAG
- the LOC103857063 gene encoding uncharacterized protein At2g39795, mitochondrial-like, giving the protein MSLFCGASSTVATLPFRAVRPPLSLQTGAQRVTLGGGSPQFSRASSLISLSRGSKLSAITAQENLVSVLESQIESAVVNEETPDDGEEEDKLPEGFPFRIIDTPGERVFFLTRKFENETILVEIDPSAPFDEGKKEEPNDPQAEVLIGISMVINVSKHDYAPCLEFLANAYIDEIVIHAIYVRQPQELSYPFLAKKIKKFWYPYEGPDFVDLDENLQKAFHRFLEIRGIKPNITEFVTDYLANKDRREQLQLLKDVKTFVDM; this is encoded by the exons ATGTCGTTATTTTGTGGAGCTTCGTCTACAGTGGCCACTCTTCCCTTCCGTGCGGTTAGACCTCCGTTGAGTCTCCAAACTGGTGCCCAGAGAGTGACTCTTGGTGGTGGTAGCCCTCAGTTCAGCCGCGCATCATCGCTGATTTCACTCTCGAGGGGTTCGAAGCTAAGTGCTATCACCGCCCAAGAGAATCTGGTTAGCGTCCTCGAATCTCAAATCGAAAGCGCCGTTGTTAACGAAGAGACTCCTGACGATGGGGAAGAGGAAGACAAG TTGCCAGAAGGGTTTCCTTTCCGCATCATTGATACCCCAGGGGAACGGGTTTTCTTTCTGACTAGGAAGTTTGAGAATGAAACCATTCTTGTCGAAATTGACCCTAGTGCGCCGTTTGACgaaggaaaaaaagaagaaccaAACGATCCTCAAGCTGAAGTACTAATTGGTATCTCTATGGTCATCAATGTGTCCAAACATGATTATGCTCCCTGTCTTGAGTTTCTAGCCAATGCTtacattgacgagattgtgaTTCATGCTATATACGTCAGACAACCCCAAGAACTTTCGTATCcctttttagcaaaaaaaataaaaaaattttggtatccCTACGAAGGACCTGATTTTGT GGACTTGGATGAGAATTTGCAGAAAGCCTTTCACAGGTTTTTGGAGATCAGAGGGATCAAGCCCAACATCACTGAGTTTGTGACTGATTATTTGGCCAACAAAGACAGGAGAGAGCAACTTCAGTTGCTCAAGGATGTCAAGACTTTTGTTGACATGTGA
- the LOC103857064 gene encoding uncharacterized protein LOC103857064, with translation MDTSIQLFHVYFPSSSFISRKTPAKACAFFPGKRTNPLIQPLKVSFPPSSSAHFLSIKNKPQQRKVICMSDDREAKRVKDELKTLQKKVHKEMRKRNVDVAVKLIKDKMAGFGVTLTDAEAKRMAGLSSGTFVVEAYNRYVEAKEKATPKTPPKLLVGKSKKGDKKQKIPPVTTKKKETAAVGGWWGRRRWMNIGGGGWWSRRSWMNAGGGGRGERGGVKKLTPVSVKKNVMSVNKKAGSGGDAGEGGEDVRVEKEVRPATETPSEDKPLKEAEKNVVSLKTAGSGGDAGEGVEKEVRVEKEVRPPEEAEENVVSVNKKAGSGGDAGEGGEGKA, from the coding sequence ATGGATACATCGATTCAACTGTTCCATGTTTACTTTCCCTCTTCTTCTTTCATCTCCAGAAAAACCCCAGCAAAAGCGTGTGCTTTTTTCCCGGGAAAAAGAACCAACCCACTGATTCAACCGTTGAAAGTGTCATTTCCTCCTTCTTCTTCAGCTCATTTCCTCTCCATCAAAAACAAGCCTCAACAAAGGAAAGTGATATGTATGAGCGATGATAGGGAGGCGAAGAGAGTGAAAGATGAGCTGAAGACTCTACAGAAAAAAGTTCACAAGGAGATGCGAAAGAGAAACGTTGACGTGGCGGTGAAGTTAATCAAAGACAAAATGGCTGGCTTCGGCGTTACTCTCACTGACGCTGAGGCCAAAAGGATGGCGGGACTGAGTAGCGGAACTTTTGTCGTGGAGGCGTATAATAGATACGTTGAGGCAAAGGAAAAGGCTACGCCCAAGACCCCGCCCAAACTTCTTGTTGGGAAATCGAAGAAGGGTGACAAGAAACAGAAGATTCCGCCTGTGACGACCAAGAAGAAGGAGACCGCCGCCGTTGGAGGGTGGTGGGGGAGACGCCGTTGGATGAACATCGGTGGAGGAGGGTGGTGGAGTAGACGCAGTTGGATGAACGCCGGTGGAGGAGGCAGAGGCGAGCGTGGAGGCGTGAAGAAGTTGACGCCGGTGAGCGTTAAGAAGAATGTGATGAGCGTTAATAAGAAGGCTGGAAGCGGTGGAGATGCCGGTGAGGGTGGAGAAGACGTGAGAGTGGAGAAGGAGGTGAGGCCGGCGACGGAGACGCCGTCGGAGGACAAGCCTTTGAAGGAGGCAGAGAAGAATGTGGTGAGCCTTAAGACGGCTGGAAGCGGTGGAGATGCCGGTGAGGGAGTGGAGAAGGAGGTGAGAGTGGAGAAGGAGGTGAGGCCGCCGGAGGAGGCAGAGGAGAATGTGGTGAGCGTTAATAAGAAGGCTGGAAGCGGTGGAGATGCCGGCGAGGGTGGAGAAGGCAAGGCGTGA
- the LOC103857062 gene encoding uncharacterized protein At2g39795, mitochondrial-like — MSLFCGASSTVATLPFRAVRSRVTLQTGAQRVTLGGGSPQFSRASSLISLSRGSKLSAITADENLVSVLESQIESAVVKEAPEEDEFPEWFPFYIVDADKDRVVYLVRKFENETIYVRIELSRSLGDDKEKEEPKDPQPEVLTGIPIFISVIKDDDGPSLEFIANAYVHEIVIDAVYVESPLELTWRYKGPDFADLDENLQKAYHRFLEIRGIKPNITEFMADYMADKAGRERLHWLNDVKSFLDM, encoded by the exons ATGTCTTTATTTTGTGGAGCTTCGTCTACAGTGGCCACTCTTCCCTTCCGTGCGGTTAGATCTCGGGTGACTCTCCAAACTGGTGCCCAGAGAGTGACTCTTGGTGGTGGTAGCCCTCAGTTCAGCCGCGCATCATCGCTGATTTCACTCTCGAGGGGTTCGAAGCTAAGTGCTATCACCGCCGACGAGAATCTGGTTAGCGTCCTCGAATCTCAAATCGAAAGCGCCGTTGTTAAGGAGGCTCCTGAGGAAGACGAG TTCCCAGAATGGTTTCCTTTCTACATCGTTGATGCCGACAAGGATCGAGTTGTGTATCTGGTGAGGAAGTTTGAGAATGAAACCATTTATGTCCGGATTGAACTTTCTCGTTCGTTAGGGGAcgacaaagaaaaagaagagcCAAAGGATCCTCAACCTGAAGTACTAACTGGTATCCCTATCTTCATCAGTGTGATCAAAGATGACGATGGTCCCTCTCTTGAGTTTATAGCCAACGCTTACGTCCATGAGATTGTGATTGATGCTGTATACGTTGAATCACCCCTTGAACTTACGTGGCGCTACAAAGGACCTGACTTTGC tgaCTTGGATGAGAATTTACAGAAGGCTTACCACAGGTTTTTGGAGATCAGAGGGATCAAGCCAAACATCACTGAGTTTATGGCTGATTATATGGCCGACAAAGCCGGCAGAGAGCGTCTACATTGGCTCAATGATGTCAAGTCCTTTCTTGACATGTGA